Genomic segment of Anaerosporomusa subterranea:
AGCAGCAATTACATCCTTTCCTTACGCTAGGCCCCAAGGAATTGGCAAGGCATTTGCTGAATTCGCCGGCGGCAATAGCTTGCTTTTTGCTCTGGCTAGCGGTTTAGTCCTAATTAGCCTCCTGGGTTGGCCGATAATAGTAGCGGCTTTAGTTGGCCTCATAGCAGGCATGTTGTTTGCCCGCTCCGCTAATAAACGGCTTGGGGGAATTACTGGCGACATTTACGGCGCAGTTACTGAGATCACTGAGCTGTGCTTTTTTGTTGCTGCCCTGGTATTGACCAATTTCATTGTTGCCTGATTTACTATTTGCTGCGGATAGGCGTAATGATAACTGAAAATACTGGAGCATGCAGCGGAAATACTGAATGAAAGGTAAGGAATCAATGGCAGGTGAGAAGATGACCCGGATTATTTTAGTCCGGCATGGGCAAACAGAGTGGAATATGCAATTCAAGTACCAAGGTCATAGTGAAGTTGATCTCACTCCGACTGGGGTTAGACAGGCTGAACGAGTAGCAGCTCGGCTTGCAAATGAACCGATTTGCGCTGTTTATTCAAGCGACCTGGGCCGAGCGTTAAAGACTGCAGAACATATCGCTTTGTCGCATCACTTGTCTGTTACGCCGGTGAAGGGTTTGCGCGAGTATCATTTCGGTGAGTGGGAAGGCCTGACCTTTCAACAGATTTCTGAGCGTTGGCCTGAAATTAGCGTAGATTTCTTTAAGAATCCAGATTCTGTCCGCGTTCCCGGTGGTGAGACCTTTGGTGAAGTTAAAGCTAGAGCAGAGGCATCTGTCCGAAAACTGGTTGATTTACACCCTGATCAGACAGTTGTTCTCGTCTCCCATGGCGGTACGATACGCACCATTCTCTGCGCCGCTCTTGGTCTGCATCTTAACCGTGTCTGGGCTCTGCGCCAAGACAATACAGCAGTTAATATTATTGAATATTACCAAGAAACAGCTATTGTTACGCTAGTCAATGATATTCACCATTTGTCCGGCGAATAGAGCCTTATAGCAGGAGTTTCCAGAAGCGCGTGGAATACCTTTGTATACCAGTAGCTATCTGTGGCATAGTTTTTAACAGGATGGCTAAAATACTGACTGACTGGTTAACCTGAATAGACAGTTCAGAATATACTGGAATGTAGCGAGAGGAGCATTGTTATGGATGCCGTGACCAGTTTTTTAAATAAGAAGATTTGGGCAATCGTAGGAGCAACTGATAATACTGAAAAATTTGGTTATAAAATCTACAAATGTATGAAAACTGCTGGTTATACCGTTTATCCGGTCAATCCTGGTGTATCCGATATTCAAGGTGTGAAATGTTATCCTCGCTTGCAGGATTTGCCGGAACAACCGGAAGTGGTTGATGTGGTCGTACCGCCGAAAGTGGGCGAACAGATTATGAAAGAGTGCGCAGAGGCAGGGATAAAGAATGTCTGGTTGCAACCTGGCGCTAACGCAGAGAGCGTATCGAAGCTCGGTAAGCAGCTCGGTCTTGAGGTAATCGATACAGGTTGCGTCATGTCTGAGATTCACGTTCGTGGCATATCGCACAAATAGATAGGAATTTGATAATTGAAGGAGGTTATTCAATGTCTAGTGTCATTAATACAAGTGAAGCTGCCTTCCAAGATGATGTTCTGGAAGCTAAAGGTCCTGTTCTAGTCGATTTCTGGGCTCCTTGGTGCGGTTATTGTACAAAACTGTCACCCATTTTGGATGAAGTAGCAGGAGAACTGGGCGATAAAATTAAGATTGTTAAAGTTAATGTCGATGAAAACCGGGCGATTTCTCAAAAATATGGTGTAATGAGCCTGCCGACTATGATGGTCTTTAAGAATGGTGAACCTGGCGAGAGATTGATGGGGTTTATGCCGAGAGTGAATTTGATCGCAAAACTGAATCCGCTCTTGTAACCTGTAAACAAAAATATGAACGCCGCGGCGTTCATATTTTTGTCTGCCTGAGAATAGAAAAGTAACAAGCTATTGAACTGAGAAGGCAGACAGGAGAGTGCACTATGCAGCAACCGTTAACCATTATGCTGATCGGCGCCCCAAATGTCGGCAAAAGCATGATTTTTAACTATCTGACAGGCATGTATGTTACGGTGTCGAACTATCCGGGGACAACTGTAGATGTCAGTCGGGGCAAACTGGTTCTTGATGGATTGTCTTATGAGGTGGTTGATACGCCGGGAGTCTACTCATTGATCCCGATGACAGATGAGGAGCGGGTAACCCGGGAATTATTATGTGATGGCAAGCCTAAGCTGATTATTCATGTGGTTGATGCCAAACATATTCATAGAATGACGCATCTGACATTAGAACTGCTGGACGGCGAATTTTCCGTTATTGTCGATCTTAATGTGATGGATGAAGCGGAACAACTGGGTATGTCAATTGACTCTGTAAAGCTGTCTGAGGCGCTCGGCGTTCCAGTTATCAAGACCTCAGCAATTAACAGAAACGGGCTGGAGCAACTTAGGCAGGCG
This window contains:
- a CDS encoding CoA-binding protein; amino-acid sequence: MDAVTSFLNKKIWAIVGATDNTEKFGYKIYKCMKTAGYTVYPVNPGVSDIQGVKCYPRLQDLPEQPEVVDVVVPPKVGEQIMKECAEAGIKNVWLQPGANAESVSKLGKQLGLEVIDTGCVMSEIHVRGISHK
- the trxA gene encoding thioredoxin → MSSVINTSEAAFQDDVLEAKGPVLVDFWAPWCGYCTKLSPILDEVAGELGDKIKIVKVNVDENRAISQKYGVMSLPTMMVFKNGEPGERLMGFMPRVNLIAKLNPLL